A DNA window from Shewanella baltica contains the following coding sequences:
- the queF gene encoding NADPH-dependent 7-cyano-7-deazaguanine reductase QueF (Catalyzes the NADPH-dependent reduction of 7-cyano-7-deazaguanine (preQ0) to 7-aminomethyl-7-deazaguanine (preQ1) in queuosine biosynthesis), protein MTQNHDPYSDAQALVGLTLGKATDYQAEYDASLLQGVPRSLNRNAIALTGTLPFHGADIWTGYELSWLNAKGKPMVAIAEFHLSYESLNLIESKSFKLYLNSFNQTKFDSIDSLQKTLVADLSQCAQGDISVKIIEPKSFGIQRIIELPGTCIDDLDIEVSDYSFNPDYLENSTDDKQTVAETLNSNLLKSNCLITSQPDWGSVMIRYQGPKIDREKLLRYLISFRQHNEFHEQCVERIFVDLKRFCHCTKLTVYARYTRRGGLDINPYRSDFEQPGESHRLARQ, encoded by the coding sequence ATGACACAGAATCACGATCCCTATAGTGATGCGCAAGCGCTTGTTGGCCTGACTTTAGGTAAAGCCACAGACTATCAAGCCGAGTATGATGCGTCGCTGCTGCAAGGGGTTCCACGCTCACTAAACCGTAATGCTATTGCACTCACTGGGACGTTACCGTTTCATGGTGCCGATATCTGGACGGGTTATGAGCTGTCTTGGTTAAATGCTAAAGGTAAGCCTATGGTGGCCATAGCTGAATTTCATTTAAGCTATGAAAGCCTGAACCTGATTGAGTCGAAATCGTTCAAACTGTATCTCAATAGCTTTAATCAAACCAAGTTCGATAGCATAGATTCACTGCAAAAGACCTTAGTCGCAGACTTAAGCCAATGTGCTCAAGGTGATATTAGCGTTAAAATCATCGAACCAAAAAGCTTTGGCATTCAGCGTATTATCGAGTTACCAGGCACGTGTATTGACGATCTCGATATTGAAGTCAGCGATTATAGTTTTAATCCTGATTACTTGGAAAACAGCACGGACGATAAGCAAACGGTCGCGGAAACGCTTAATTCAAACCTGCTGAAATCCAACTGTTTGATCACTTCGCAACCCGACTGGGGCAGCGTGATGATCCGTTATCAAGGGCCTAAAATCGATCGCGAGAAACTACTGCGCTATTTGATTTCTTTCCGCCAACATAACGAGTTCCACGAGCAATGTGTCGAGCGGATTTTTGTCGATTTGAAGCGTTTCTGTCATTGCACTAAATTGACCGTTTACGCCCGCTATACGCGCCGCGGCGGTTTAGATATCAACCCGTATCGCAGTGACTTCGAGCAACCTGGCGAAAGCCACAGACTCGCAAGGCAGTAA
- the syd gene encoding SecY-interacting protein, producing the protein MSCLLALDKFLQNYHQAYLTSLGELPRYYPQGEPSVCIQGEFHADLDQAVSWQPVKREVEGSFANVEHALELTLWPEINHFYGLYFSAPLLFDSKWGTGELLQVWNEDDFTCLQQNLIGHLMMKKKLKQPPTWFIGLLDEGDKMLTINNSDGSVWIEIPGEVQSEQLASSLTAFIEAISPRIAPPVKHEELPMPALEHPGIFASFKRMWQNLFGKR; encoded by the coding sequence GTGTCTTGTCTGCTCGCACTCGATAAATTTTTGCAAAACTATCATCAAGCTTACCTAACGAGTTTAGGTGAACTACCGCGTTATTACCCACAGGGTGAGCCTTCTGTGTGTATTCAAGGCGAATTTCATGCTGATCTTGATCAAGCGGTTTCTTGGCAGCCGGTGAAACGCGAAGTCGAAGGCAGTTTTGCCAATGTTGAGCATGCGCTTGAGTTGACTTTGTGGCCGGAAATTAATCATTTTTACGGTCTGTATTTTTCTGCGCCGTTATTGTTCGACTCAAAATGGGGCACGGGTGAGTTACTGCAAGTGTGGAATGAGGATGATTTTACCTGCCTGCAGCAAAATCTGATTGGTCATCTGATGATGAAGAAAAAGCTCAAGCAGCCACCGACGTGGTTCATTGGCCTATTAGATGAGGGCGATAAAATGCTCACCATCAATAACAGTGATGGCAGCGTGTGGATTGAAATCCCTGGTGAAGTGCAATCAGAGCAATTAGCCTCGAGTTTGACTGCGTTTATCGAAGCAATATCGCCACGGATAGCACCGCCCGTTAAACATGAAGAACTGCCGATGCCCGCATTAGAACATCCGGGGATTTTTGCCAGCTTTAAACGTATGTGGCAAAACCTCTTTGGTAAACGCTAG